The proteins below are encoded in one region of Juglans microcarpa x Juglans regia isolate MS1-56 chromosome 4D, Jm3101_v1.0, whole genome shotgun sequence:
- the LOC121261079 gene encoding uncharacterized protein LOC121261079 isoform X2, with translation MVMQSSLPSSTEATLFFVSDHGKVEDLRDWRPGTETWQMGSNCDKHTHGQCRNAEPVIEEKDNANTPNSLNFPRSYAQPSNVSTISESCMPNFVYRRRKLRQNSLTILSPQAPVNMKKSADCHSVISSDTPSVAAKEKLVDFQGCQVEHESHTVGAPTKASLLCIKDPCVFKSRSINGCSVGDGHASDDVLKSGRQKILQVDSVNDSCSSSQSNMEHVSASIETEVDDTGECSSSSVMAMEVKGEDLSENDLCISILRCQGLVGVLPAKNDDSTEDTGPSSGSSCSRLCNICGHSDTTMNMLICDHCEEVFHVSCLNPRMKKIPTDDDEWFCYSCLKKKCKIPKETDTLKSPSIASEMGRCRITSVKGDSNPILSMLRDTEPYKMGVRVGKGFQAEVPDWSGPIINDVDAVGEPVEMNPSECVTSHEWNVNKPCALNSICNWLQCRDVIDGIGEGVNGTICGKWRRAPLCEVQTDDWDCFRSVLWDLTHADCAVPQAWYQTLITMYTCCK, from the exons ATGGTGATGCAGAGTTCCCTTCCTAGTTCAACTGAAGCTACTCTATTTTTTGTATCTGATCATGGGAAAGTAGAGGACTTGCGTGATTGGAGGCCAGGCACTGAAACTTGGCAGATGGGTTCGAATTGTGATAAACACACTCATGGTCAGTGCAGAAATGCTGAACCAGTAATAGAGGAAAAGGATAATGCTAATACTCCGAACTCGTTAAATTTCCCTAGAAGTTATGCCCAGCCATCAAATGTTAGTACAATATCTGAAAGCTGTATGCCAAATTTTGTATATAGACGAAGGAAGCTACGGCAAAACTCTCTCACCATTCTTTCACCACAGGCCCCTGTAAATATGAAGAAAAGTGCTGATTGTCATTCAGTCATAAGTTCTGATACACCTTCTGTGGCAGCCAAGGAAAAGCTTGTAGATTTTCAAGGTTGTCAAGTTGAGCATGAAAGTCATACTGTTGGAGCGCCGACTAAGGCTTCTCTTTTATGCATAAAAGATCCCTGCGTTTTTAAGTCACGATCTATAAATGGATGTTCAGTTGGGGATGGGCATGCTTCTGATGATGTGCTAAAAAGTGGCAGGCAAAAGATTTTACAGGTTGATAGTGTAAATGACAGTTGCTCATCGTCACAATCAAATATGGAACATGTTTCAGCTTCCATAGAGACTGAAGTGGATGACACTGGTGAATGCTCTTCATCTAGTGTGATGGCTATGGAGGTCAAGGGGGAAGATctttcagaaaatgatttatgcaTTTCTATACTTAGATGTCAGGGTTTGGTTGGTGTTTTGCCTGCCAAGAATGATGATTCTACTGAAGATACTGGTCCTAGTAGTGGAAGTAGCTGTTCCCGATTATGCAATATTTGTGGTCATTCAGATACTACAATGAACATGCTTATTTGTGATCATTGTGAAGAGGTATTCCATGTCTCTTGCCTCAATCCCCGTATGAAGAAAATACCAACTGATGATGATGAATGGTTTTGTTATTcttgtttgaaaaagaaatgtaaaattCCAAAGGAAACAGACACCTTAAAATCACCGAGCATTGCTAGTGAAATGGGCAGATGTAGAATCACATCAGTTAAAGGTGACTCAAATCCAATACTATCGATGTTGAGAGATACTGAACCATATAAAATGGGTGTCCGGGTTGGTAAAGGTTTTCAAGCAGAAGTTCCCGACTGGTCAGGTCCGATAATTAA TGATGTTGATGCCGTAGGTGAACCAGTGGAAATGAATCCTTCAGAGTGTGTTACTTCACAT GAATGGAACGTCAACAAGCCTTGTGCACTAAACTCCATATGTAATTGGCTTCAGTGTCGAGACGTTATAGACGGCATAGGAGAAGGTGTAAATGGAACTATATGTGGAAAGTGGCGCAG GGCTCCTCTTTGTGAAGTCCAAACTGATGACTGGGACTGCTTTCGCTCTGTCCTTTGGGATTTAACCCATGCTGATTGTGCCGTCCCTCAG GCTTGGTACCAAACACTGATCACAATGTATACGTGTTGTAAATAA
- the LOC121261079 gene encoding uncharacterized protein LOC121261079 isoform X1 — translation MVMQSSLPSSTEATLFFVSDHGKVEDLRDWRPGTETWQMGSNCDKHTHGQCRNAEPVIEEKDNANTPNSLNFPRSYAQPSNVSTISESCMPNFVYRRRKLRQNSLTILSPQAPVNMKKSADCHSVISSDTPSVAAKEKLVDFQGCQVEHESHTVGAPTKASLLCIKDPCVFKSRSINGCSVGDGHASDDVLKSGRQKILQVDSVNDSCSSSQSNMEHVSASIETEVDDTGECSSSSVMAMEVKGEDLSENDLCISILRCQGLVGVLPAKNDDSTEDTGPSSGSSCSRLCNICGHSDTTMNMLICDHCEEVFHVSCLNPRMKKIPTDDDEWFCYSCLKKKCKIPKETDTLKSPSIASEMGRCRITSVKGDSNPILSMLRDTEPYKMGVRVGKGFQAEVPDWSGPIINDVDAVGEPVEMNPSECVTSHEWNVNKPCALNSICNWLQCRDVIDGIGEGVNGTICGKWRRAPLCEVQTDDWDCFRSVLWDLTHADCAVPQELETDQVLKQLKYIQMLRPQLAAKRRKSDHTKSDGDHQKPTVKHMVRTA, via the exons ATGGTGATGCAGAGTTCCCTTCCTAGTTCAACTGAAGCTACTCTATTTTTTGTATCTGATCATGGGAAAGTAGAGGACTTGCGTGATTGGAGGCCAGGCACTGAAACTTGGCAGATGGGTTCGAATTGTGATAAACACACTCATGGTCAGTGCAGAAATGCTGAACCAGTAATAGAGGAAAAGGATAATGCTAATACTCCGAACTCGTTAAATTTCCCTAGAAGTTATGCCCAGCCATCAAATGTTAGTACAATATCTGAAAGCTGTATGCCAAATTTTGTATATAGACGAAGGAAGCTACGGCAAAACTCTCTCACCATTCTTTCACCACAGGCCCCTGTAAATATGAAGAAAAGTGCTGATTGTCATTCAGTCATAAGTTCTGATACACCTTCTGTGGCAGCCAAGGAAAAGCTTGTAGATTTTCAAGGTTGTCAAGTTGAGCATGAAAGTCATACTGTTGGAGCGCCGACTAAGGCTTCTCTTTTATGCATAAAAGATCCCTGCGTTTTTAAGTCACGATCTATAAATGGATGTTCAGTTGGGGATGGGCATGCTTCTGATGATGTGCTAAAAAGTGGCAGGCAAAAGATTTTACAGGTTGATAGTGTAAATGACAGTTGCTCATCGTCACAATCAAATATGGAACATGTTTCAGCTTCCATAGAGACTGAAGTGGATGACACTGGTGAATGCTCTTCATCTAGTGTGATGGCTATGGAGGTCAAGGGGGAAGATctttcagaaaatgatttatgcaTTTCTATACTTAGATGTCAGGGTTTGGTTGGTGTTTTGCCTGCCAAGAATGATGATTCTACTGAAGATACTGGTCCTAGTAGTGGAAGTAGCTGTTCCCGATTATGCAATATTTGTGGTCATTCAGATACTACAATGAACATGCTTATTTGTGATCATTGTGAAGAGGTATTCCATGTCTCTTGCCTCAATCCCCGTATGAAGAAAATACCAACTGATGATGATGAATGGTTTTGTTATTcttgtttgaaaaagaaatgtaaaattCCAAAGGAAACAGACACCTTAAAATCACCGAGCATTGCTAGTGAAATGGGCAGATGTAGAATCACATCAGTTAAAGGTGACTCAAATCCAATACTATCGATGTTGAGAGATACTGAACCATATAAAATGGGTGTCCGGGTTGGTAAAGGTTTTCAAGCAGAAGTTCCCGACTGGTCAGGTCCGATAATTAA TGATGTTGATGCCGTAGGTGAACCAGTGGAAATGAATCCTTCAGAGTGTGTTACTTCACAT GAATGGAACGTCAACAAGCCTTGTGCACTAAACTCCATATGTAATTGGCTTCAGTGTCGAGACGTTATAGACGGCATAGGAGAAGGTGTAAATGGAACTATATGTGGAAAGTGGCGCAG GGCTCCTCTTTGTGAAGTCCAAACTGATGACTGGGACTGCTTTCGCTCTGTCCTTTGGGATTTAACCCATGCTGATTGTGCCGTCCCTCAG GAGCTAGAAACAGATCAAGTTCTAAAGCAACTAAAATATATTCAGATG CTGAGGCCCCAGCTAGCTGCCAAACGGCGAAAGTCAGATCATACAAAGAGTGATGGTGATCATCAAAAACCTACAGTTAAACATATGGTGAGAACTGCTTGA